A section of the Candidatus Dormiibacterota bacterium genome encodes:
- a CDS encoding polysaccharide biosynthesis tyrosine autokinase: MADEVHQEQQFDFQGYLQVLWRRKWLVIGFTAALTVAVGVGTYFQPKVYEAKMTLLAGRESPRLLTSDPIPGERFGQRDYLKTQAAILTSRSLLQEAVKRLMKEGFYGLVDPARLEEKSSGAATELQRRVRVQTADDTQLITVFVTGGIPDRVARIANAIADEYADSNEESRVSMANQAVAWLTTKLAEQRTKLAAAEEDLRVYKDKEKIVAPDDADPFSTFNLSRLNDEYLTTRFQRMEKSTRLATMKKNRTTRSARGHSSAAESLDAEIQRKLRESLEADYVQAQVDLRNLSQRYGEEHPDIITLKEKVARIAKELESLGEPTARPEAPPQVTESQIADLQAEVTALTQKESALSQALDAHKAQARTLSRTAVGYSFRKQTVDLNRQTYNDLLSRLNDAQLSSQIKATAVKVLDRAEPPRSPIEPQPVRNLTVALLLGLVLGVGLASLAENLDRRIKDPEDAVRYLRLPLLTVIPGFALSRGVGKAEGKARLVTIDEPRSHPAECYRNLRTSILFSTGRPVPKTILITSAVGGEGKSTTSANLAVVMSQSGRKVLLIDADLRRPSQHRYFARKGSGGIVRLLKESCRPEDAVQHSFVENLDVLLCHEIPANPSELLGSERMREVIEHFRSHYDAVVIDSPVIISVPDTLILASRSEAVIMVHRPGAAARDMVRHAREKLDEVKANIRGLVLNSVDLEAGRYAYSYHRYYGYGTEEEGKVQQGRAGKKA, translated from the coding sequence ATGGCTGACGAAGTTCATCAGGAACAGCAATTCGATTTCCAGGGCTACCTCCAGGTCCTCTGGAGACGGAAGTGGCTCGTCATCGGCTTCACCGCGGCGCTGACCGTGGCGGTGGGAGTCGGTACCTACTTCCAACCCAAGGTCTACGAAGCGAAGATGACTCTCCTGGCGGGACGGGAGAGCCCTCGCCTGTTGACCTCCGATCCGATCCCGGGCGAGCGTTTCGGTCAGAGGGACTACCTCAAGACCCAGGCCGCCATCCTGACCAGCCGAAGCCTGCTGCAGGAGGCGGTCAAGCGGCTGATGAAGGAGGGCTTTTACGGGCTGGTGGATCCGGCGCGGCTGGAGGAGAAATCATCCGGCGCGGCCACGGAGCTCCAGCGCCGGGTCCGGGTCCAGACCGCGGACGACACGCAGCTCATCACCGTCTTCGTGACAGGAGGAATTCCGGACCGGGTCGCTCGAATCGCCAATGCCATCGCCGACGAGTACGCCGACAGCAATGAGGAATCGAGGGTGTCCATGGCGAACCAGGCGGTCGCCTGGCTCACCACCAAGCTCGCCGAGCAGAGAACCAAGCTGGCGGCGGCGGAGGAGGATCTTCGGGTCTACAAGGACAAGGAGAAAATCGTCGCGCCGGATGACGCCGATCCATTCTCGACGTTCAACCTGAGCCGGCTCAACGACGAGTACCTCACCACCCGGTTCCAGCGGATGGAGAAATCGACCCGGCTCGCCACGATGAAGAAGAATCGGACGACACGCTCGGCGCGAGGCCACAGCTCGGCGGCCGAGTCACTGGACGCCGAGATTCAGAGAAAACTGCGGGAGAGCCTGGAAGCCGATTACGTCCAGGCGCAGGTGGACTTGCGGAATCTGTCGCAGCGATACGGCGAGGAACATCCCGATATCATCACCCTCAAGGAGAAGGTTGCAAGGATCGCGAAGGAGCTCGAGAGCCTCGGGGAGCCGACCGCACGCCCCGAAGCGCCGCCGCAGGTCACGGAGTCCCAGATCGCGGATCTCCAGGCCGAGGTGACCGCGCTGACCCAGAAGGAGTCGGCCCTCTCCCAGGCCCTGGATGCCCACAAGGCGCAAGCCCGAACGCTCTCGAGGACTGCGGTGGGGTACTCTTTCCGCAAGCAGACGGTTGATTTGAACCGGCAGACCTACAACGACCTCCTCAGCCGTCTCAACGATGCGCAGCTCTCCAGCCAGATCAAGGCCACCGCCGTCAAGGTCCTGGACCGGGCCGAGCCCCCCCGGTCTCCGATCGAGCCACAGCCCGTGAGGAATCTCACAGTGGCGCTCCTGCTGGGGCTGGTCCTGGGGGTGGGTCTGGCCAGCCTCGCGGAAAACCTGGACCGTCGAATCAAGGATCCCGAAGATGCGGTCCGCTACCTCCGTCTGCCGCTCCTCACCGTGATCCCCGGTTTCGCCCTCAGCCGAGGCGTGGGGAAAGCCGAGGGGAAGGCCAGACTCGTCACCATCGATGAGCCGCGGTCCCACCCCGCCGAATGCTATCGGAACCTCCGGACCTCGATCCTGTTCTCGACCGGACGCCCCGTTCCCAAGACGATCCTGATCACGAGCGCGGTGGGCGGCGAGGGGAAGTCCACCACCTCCGCCAACCTTGCCGTGGTCATGAGCCAGAGCGGCCGGAAAGTCCTGCTCATCGATGCCGATCTTCGTCGTCCTTCCCAGCATCGCTACTTCGCGCGCAAGGGGTCGGGAGGCATCGTCCGTCTCCTGAAGGAGTCCTGCCGTCCCGAGGACGCCGTTCAGCACTCATTCGTCGAGAACCTGGACGTCCTCCTGTGTCACGAAATTCCGGCCAACCCCTCCGAGTTGCTGGGGTCGGAGCGGATGCGCGAGGTGATCGAGCACTTCAGAAGTCACTATGACGCCGTGGTCATCGACTCCCCCGTGATCATCTCGGTCCCCGACACCCTCATCCTGGCGTCACGGTCGGAGGCGGTCATCATGGTCCACCGGCCCGGCGCCGCGGCCCGGGACATGGTCCGGCACGCGCGCGAAAAGCTGGACGAGGTGAAGGCCAACATACGGGGCCTGGTCCTGAACAGCGTCGACCTCGAGGCGGGTCGCTACGCCTATTCGTACCATCGTTATTACGGCTACGGGACCGAGGAAGAAGGGAAGGTCCAGCAAGGCCGAGCGGGGAAGAAGGCTTGA
- a CDS encoding glycosyltransferase family 2 protein gives MKVVIQIPCLNEETTLPLTLAGLPRALPGVDAVEVLVIDDGSTDRTLEVARRMGVAHVVVLPRHQGLAAAFRAGLETSLKLGADIIVNTDADNQYDARDIESLVRPILEGRADMVVGDRQVQGIRHFSVIKKLLHRLGDRVMQGLSGIELLDSTSGFRAYSREAALRLNVFSKFTYTLETLIQAGKKNLTVAHVQVRVNEKLRESRLFPGLWFYLKRSASTMVRIYSMYEPLKVFSYLGVLVSGVGAVLLLRFLYYFLTSEGPVGKLQSLLTGAILLAMGLLLGLIGIVSDLIAANRQVVEDIQYRIRRMELGSPRISGERAEEQSPETSRPTAVAGRET, from the coding sequence TTGAAGGTCGTCATCCAGATCCCCTGTCTGAACGAGGAGACCACCCTCCCGCTCACTCTCGCCGGCCTGCCCCGGGCGCTGCCCGGAGTCGACGCCGTCGAAGTGCTGGTGATCGACGATGGGAGCACGGACCGGACCCTTGAGGTCGCACGGCGGATGGGTGTGGCCCATGTCGTGGTGCTCCCCCGGCATCAGGGGCTGGCCGCAGCATTCCGGGCCGGTCTCGAGACGAGCCTGAAGCTGGGGGCCGACATCATCGTGAATACGGACGCCGACAATCAATACGACGCCCGCGACATCGAGAGTCTGGTGCGCCCGATCCTCGAAGGCAGGGCCGACATGGTCGTGGGGGATCGCCAGGTGCAGGGGATCCGGCACTTCTCGGTCATCAAGAAGCTTCTGCACCGACTTGGGGACCGGGTGATGCAGGGGCTCTCCGGGATCGAGCTTCTCGATTCCACGAGCGGGTTCCGGGCCTACAGCCGGGAGGCGGCGCTGCGACTCAACGTCTTTTCGAAATTCACCTACACCCTGGAGACCCTGATCCAGGCCGGCAAGAAGAATCTCACGGTGGCTCACGTCCAGGTCAGGGTCAACGAGAAACTGAGGGAGTCCCGTCTCTTCCCGGGTCTCTGGTTCTACCTGAAGCGGTCCGCCAGCACCATGGTCAGGATCTACTCGATGTACGAGCCCCTGAAAGTATTCTCCTACCTGGGAGTCCTGGTGAGTGGAGTCGGAGCGGTGCTGCTGCTGCGGTTCCTCTACTACTTCCTGACCTCGGAAGGACCGGTCGGCAAGCTCCAGTCGCTGCTCACCGGCGCCATCCTGCTGGCGATGGGGCTCCTGCTCGGCCTGATAGGAATCGTCAGCGATCTCATCGCGGCGAATCGGCAAGTGGTGGAGGACATCCAATATCGAATTCGCCGGATGGAGCTCGGAAGCCCCCGGATCTCAGGGGAGAGAGCCGAGGAACAGTCTCCGGAAACCTCCCGTCCGACGGCGGTGGCGGGGAGAGAGACGTGA
- a CDS encoding NAD-dependent epimerase/dehydratase family protein gives MISRRILLTGGAGFIGSHLASALVERGHRVRVLDVMDPQVHGAVPSRPQSPGVEIIRGDLLDAETLNRALDGAEVIFHHAAAVGVGQSMYEAAGYTRVNSLGTAMLMERVARAGSRVEKVIVASSMSIYGEGRYRCTACGPVAPEQRGRERLLSGKWEPACPACGRDLAPLPTDESKPLRPTSVYGVTKRSQEETVLVMGKSYGIPAVALRYFNVYGAGQALSNPYTGVAAIVSSRLLNGKPPCLFEDGEQGRDFVHVSDIVQANLLAMEKSEADFQALNVGTGTLTSVRELVRGLTLRLAPDRDLGPKILGTFREGDIRHCYADITQIRTRLGYEPRVPLEKGFDDLADWARTQEALDRFDVANAELVSRGLVIGS, from the coding sequence GTGATCTCCAGAAGAATCCTCCTGACCGGCGGAGCCGGATTCATCGGATCGCACCTGGCATCGGCGCTTGTCGAGCGGGGTCATCGTGTGCGGGTGCTGGACGTCATGGATCCCCAGGTCCACGGCGCCGTCCCGAGCCGCCCTCAGTCTCCCGGAGTCGAGATCATCCGGGGGGACCTGCTGGACGCCGAGACGCTGAACCGCGCTCTGGATGGCGCGGAGGTGATCTTCCACCATGCCGCCGCGGTAGGAGTGGGGCAATCGATGTACGAAGCGGCCGGCTACACCCGTGTCAACAGCCTGGGGACGGCGATGCTGATGGAGAGGGTCGCCCGGGCGGGCTCACGGGTCGAGAAGGTGATCGTCGCCTCCTCGATGTCGATCTACGGGGAGGGGCGATATCGCTGCACCGCCTGCGGACCGGTGGCGCCGGAACAGCGCGGTCGGGAGCGGCTCCTTTCCGGAAAATGGGAGCCTGCCTGCCCGGCCTGCGGTCGGGATCTGGCACCACTCCCCACCGACGAATCCAAACCGCTCCGCCCCACCTCGGTATACGGAGTGACGAAACGGAGCCAGGAGGAGACGGTGCTGGTCATGGGAAAATCCTACGGAATACCGGCCGTGGCGCTGCGCTACTTCAATGTCTACGGCGCGGGACAGGCCCTCTCCAATCCGTATACCGGCGTGGCGGCGATCGTCTCCAGCCGTCTGCTCAACGGCAAGCCGCCGTGTCTTTTCGAGGATGGGGAACAGGGGCGCGACTTTGTTCATGTCAGCGACATCGTTCAGGCGAACCTTCTGGCGATGGAGAAGAGCGAAGCCGATTTTCAGGCCCTCAACGTGGGGACGGGAACGCTGACCTCGGTGCGGGAGCTCGTACGCGGCCTGACCCTGAGACTGGCGCCGGATCGGGATCTGGGACCGAAGATCCTGGGAACCTTCCGGGAAGGGGACATTCGACACTGTTACGCCGACATCACGCAAATCCGGACCCGGCTCGGGTACGAGCCAAGGGTGCCGCTGGAGAAGGGATTCGACGATCTTGCTGATTGGGCCAGGACCCAGGAGGCCCTGGACCGGTTCGATGTGGCCAACGCGGAGCTGGTCTCCCGGGGGCTGGTGATCGGAAGCTGA